A region from the Nonlabens sp. YIK11 genome encodes:
- a CDS encoding TolC family protein, translating to MKNLIICMAVFGCFAFAKAQTPTASTNNKQWTLSECVQYALENNISIKQSQLDIESADADRLNAFGNFLPTANASGGVSENTGLSFNPVTNNAQTTTFLSVTGRINIGYTLFDGLRNVRQLQQAKIAQIASLYRLDKMKDDISLFVANSYLEILTNKANLEVLQSQNQVTLDQIERTQELVDAGQLPKGDLLEIQATNASEQQQIINAQNAVTISKISLAQLLLIKDYETFDIADEDYEIIDESIASKPVSEIIAGAESNRSEVKIAEKEVELAEKSLQIAKGAYYPSLSAFFGYDTRYTDATSFTQTVDPDNPVSIEQIGVVQETGQAVVGEFPNTIATLRGADPFIDQLYQNDGIAYGFQLSIPIFNGFSVRSNVQRNQVNLKRTEYQLEQAKLDLESNVYQAYVDVKGARESYEAAKKAVESQELAYNYATERYDVGLTNAFDFSQSKLRYDNSKINLNQAKFNYLFRLKVLELFFGIEPTDLKL from the coding sequence ATGAAGAACTTAATTATTTGCATGGCAGTTTTTGGTTGTTTCGCTTTCGCGAAAGCGCAAACCCCAACAGCCTCTACTAACAATAAGCAATGGACCTTGAGCGAGTGTGTGCAATACGCACTGGAAAACAACATATCCATCAAGCAAAGCCAGCTGGACATAGAATCTGCAGATGCCGATAGACTAAACGCCTTTGGAAACTTTTTGCCTACAGCAAATGCATCTGGTGGTGTTTCAGAAAACACGGGTCTTAGTTTTAACCCGGTAACAAACAATGCTCAAACCACCACGTTCCTATCGGTGACTGGTAGAATCAACATAGGTTATACGCTATTTGATGGTTTGAGAAATGTGAGACAGCTACAACAAGCTAAAATCGCTCAGATCGCTAGCCTGTACAGGCTGGACAAAATGAAGGATGATATATCCTTATTTGTGGCAAATAGTTATTTGGAAATTCTTACGAACAAGGCAAACCTAGAAGTACTTCAATCTCAAAATCAAGTTACCCTAGATCAAATCGAGCGCACACAAGAATTAGTGGATGCTGGACAATTGCCTAAAGGTGACCTTCTTGAGATCCAAGCGACCAACGCATCAGAGCAGCAGCAAATTATCAATGCCCAAAATGCCGTGACCATTAGTAAGATAAGCCTGGCGCAATTACTTCTTATAAAGGACTACGAGACTTTTGACATTGCGGACGAGGATTATGAAATTATTGATGAAAGCATTGCCAGTAAACCTGTAAGCGAAATTATCGCTGGAGCAGAAAGTAATCGCTCTGAAGTTAAAATCGCCGAGAAGGAAGTAGAGCTGGCAGAAAAGTCCTTACAAATCGCTAAAGGTGCTTATTATCCTAGTTTAAGTGCATTTTTTGGCTACGATACAAGATACACGGACGCAACATCTTTTACGCAAACCGTAGATCCAGACAATCCTGTTTCTATAGAACAGATAGGTGTGGTTCAAGAAACTGGACAAGCCGTGGTTGGTGAATTTCCCAACACCATAGCCACCTTACGTGGTGCTGATCCATTTATTGACCAGTTGTATCAAAACGATGGTATCGCTTATGGATTCCAATTAAGCATTCCCATATTCAATGGTTTCAGTGTTCGTAGCAACGTGCAGCGCAACCAAGTAAACCTTAAAAGAACTGAATATCAATTAGAGCAAGCAAAGCTGGATCTTGAGAGTAACGTTTATCAAGCCTATGTAGATGTGAAAGGTGCACGCGAGTCCTATGAAGCAGCAAAAAAGGCAGTAGAATCTCAAGAACTGGCTTACAACTATGCGACAGAACGATACGATGTTGGGTTGACCAATGCTTTTGATTTCAGCCAGAGTAAGTTGAGATATGACAATTCAAAAATCAATCTGAATCAAGCCAAATTCAATTACTTATTCAGACTTAAAGTGCTTGAATTGTTCTTTGGTATTGAACCAACAGATTTAAAACTATAG
- a CDS encoding queuosine precursor transporter, with the protein MKQLIGKDLRLAHRIYLVLAALFICSLVVSNLIFQKFFYWNPFGWFRFELSVGLLPYPITFLITDLVSEIYGRRKANDLVLAGIFASVFSLGIIYVADIAPAIPESAIQDDVFTKVFGATTLAVISSMMAYLFAQFVDIQIYHFWKRVTKGKMLWLRNNLSTFFSQFVDTMSVLLLLCYAGILSWDKFWPLLGAGFFFKVLVALFDTPLLYAGVYIFRRLFRLEQAQEIQID; encoded by the coding sequence ATGAAACAGCTCATAGGCAAGGATTTACGACTGGCTCACCGTATTTATCTGGTGCTCGCCGCCTTGTTTATTTGCTCGCTGGTAGTATCAAATTTGATCTTCCAGAAGTTCTTTTATTGGAATCCCTTTGGGTGGTTCAGGTTTGAACTGTCGGTAGGTTTGCTGCCGTATCCCATTACTTTTTTGATCACTGACCTCGTGAGTGAGATCTATGGCAGGCGCAAGGCAAACGATCTGGTTCTGGCAGGAATCTTTGCATCGGTGTTTAGTTTGGGAATTATTTATGTGGCAGATATTGCACCGGCGATTCCAGAAAGTGCCATACAGGACGATGTGTTTACAAAGGTTTTTGGCGCTACCACGCTGGCCGTAATTTCCAGCATGATGGCTTATTTGTTTGCCCAGTTTGTGGACATACAGATCTACCATTTCTGGAAAAGGGTTACTAAGGGAAAGATGCTGTGGCTGCGTAATAATTTGAGCACGTTCTTCTCACAGTTTGTAGATACCATGTCGGTACTGTTATTGCTGTGTTATGCAGGTATATTGTCCTGGGATAAGTTCTGGCCATTATTGGGCGCTGGTTTCTTTTTTAAAGTGCTCGTGGCCTTGTTTGACACACCATTGCTATATGCCGGTGTCTATATATTTAGAAGACTGTTTCGTCTGGAACAGGCTCAAGAAATTCAAATTGATTAA
- the folK gene encoding 2-amino-4-hydroxy-6-hydroxymethyldihydropteridine diphosphokinase: MALGSNLGDRFENLCDAVDLIEQQLGLIIKVAPVYEVPAMGFDGNDFLNSCILVHAIKTPVEALEILQGIEKSMGRLPKTGESYENRVIDLDILLYDDVIMDDPQLTIPHPHMLDRDFVMKPLSAIASDVEHPVLKKTIGSLAFSKELEHVVGESGISLSRKQIVDNLISNSKSSLDNDQLALNRFPIDQLNFIAIEGNIGSGKTSLAHKISEDFKGKCVLERFADNPFLPLFYEDKERYSFPLEMSFLADRYQQLSDDVAQHELFSNFTVADYYVIKSLIFSKITLQSEEYALYKRLFNMMYKELVKPDLYVYLYQTEERLLENIKKRGRDYEQNIEASYLAQIQQGYSDFIRSQKDLKIKVIDVTNLDFVNNQQDYLEVLRQISEAINSQAK; encoded by the coding sequence ATAGCATTAGGAAGTAATCTAGGCGATAGGTTTGAGAACCTATGCGACGCCGTGGACCTTATTGAGCAGCAATTGGGACTCATTATCAAAGTGGCGCCGGTTTATGAAGTTCCTGCCATGGGTTTTGACGGCAATGATTTTTTGAACAGCTGCATACTAGTTCATGCGATTAAAACACCTGTGGAAGCCCTAGAAATCTTGCAGGGCATCGAGAAGTCCATGGGACGACTGCCCAAAACTGGTGAGAGCTATGAAAACCGAGTCATTGACCTGGACATACTTCTTTATGACGATGTGATCATGGACGATCCACAGCTCACGATACCGCATCCACATATGCTGGATCGGGATTTTGTCATGAAGCCTTTAAGCGCCATCGCCAGTGATGTAGAGCATCCTGTTCTCAAAAAAACGATAGGTTCACTGGCATTTTCAAAAGAACTAGAACATGTGGTTGGGGAAAGTGGAATATCGCTTTCGCGAAAGCAGATTGTCGACAATCTTATTTCCAATAGTAAAAGTAGCCTAGACAACGATCAACTCGCCTTGAACAGATTTCCCATTGATCAGCTCAACTTTATTGCGATTGAGGGAAATATAGGATCTGGAAAAACCAGCCTGGCCCATAAGATCAGTGAGGATTTTAAAGGTAAATGCGTACTGGAACGTTTTGCGGACAACCCGTTTTTACCGCTTTTCTATGAAGATAAAGAGCGCTACAGCTTTCCGCTAGAGATGTCCTTTCTAGCAGATCGCTACCAACAGCTTAGTGATGATGTGGCACAGCATGAGTTGTTCTCCAACTTTACCGTGGCAGATTATTATGTGATCAAGTCATTGATTTTTAGCAAAATCACCTTGCAGTCAGAAGAGTACGCGCTTTACAAACGTCTATTCAATATGATGTATAAGGAGTTGGTCAAGCCAGATCTTTACGTATACCTCTATCAAACCGAGGAGCGATTACTGGAAAACATCAAGAAACGCGGTCGCGACTATGAACAAAATATTGAAGCCAGTTATCTAGCGCAGATACAGCAAGGATATTCTGATTTTATAAGGTCACAGAAGGACTTAAAGATAAAAGTCATTGACGTGACAAATCTGGATTTTGTGAATAATCAACAGGATTATCTCGAAGTACTGCGGCAAATCTCTGAAGCTATTAATTCTCAAGCTAAATGA
- a CDS encoding RNA methyltransferase yields MSETRKLLNDELDRLSPDRFRESEKTPLIIVLDNVRSLNNVGSVFRSADAYRVEKIYLCGITAQPPHREIRKTALGATESVAWEYVENTMDVINALNDAGYTTCAIEQAERSQNLYNFSPSIGDKVAIVLGNEVKGVQQDVVDACKEVIELDQFGTKHSLNISVCAGIVIYDIFNKISKLRS; encoded by the coding sequence TTGTCCGAAACCAGAAAACTTCTCAATGACGAGCTGGATAGGCTGTCTCCAGACCGCTTTCGCGAAAGCGAAAAAACACCACTCATCATCGTTCTTGACAATGTTCGCAGTTTGAACAACGTGGGAAGCGTTTTCCGCAGTGCAGATGCCTATCGTGTAGAGAAAATATATTTGTGCGGCATTACCGCGCAGCCACCGCATCGAGAGATACGCAAGACCGCATTGGGCGCAACCGAAAGTGTCGCTTGGGAATATGTAGAAAATACCATGGATGTCATCAATGCACTCAATGATGCCGGTTATACCACATGCGCTATCGAGCAGGCAGAACGCTCTCAAAACCTCTATAATTTTTCACCATCCATAGGTGATAAAGTCGCCATCGTGTTGGGCAATGAAGTTAAAGGCGTGCAACAAGACGTGGTAGATGCCTGTAAGGAAGTGATTGAACTGGATCAATTTGGCACCAAGCACAGTTTAAATATTTCGGTTTGTGCTGGGATCGTGATCTATGATATCTTTAATAAGATTAGTAAGTTGAGGTCTTAG
- a CDS encoding NifU family protein yields the protein MSTHTIKVVSTTNDAIIKFESNQFLVKNHSYEFKNIDEAKPSPLAQQLFYLPFVKTVYIAQNFIAIERYDIVEWSDVQDEVAQQIEQYLNSDKPLLPEEGEVKKVPVTVYAEATPNPSVMKYVANKKLTVTSQEFKTIEDTESGSLSRKLYTFPFVKEIFVDENYISVTKHDIVEWPEITNEIRSFIKEFIENGQEIGVSKYSAGTSKEKGEEMSLPKFENLSEVSKKIVEILDEYIRPAVASDGGNIAFESYDENSQEVNVILQGACSGCPSSTMTLKNGIETMLKEMIPGKINRVVATNG from the coding sequence ATGAGCACACACACCATAAAAGTCGTTTCCACTACAAATGATGCTATCATTAAGTTTGAAAGCAACCAGTTTTTAGTGAAGAACCACAGTTATGAGTTTAAAAATATTGATGAGGCAAAGCCATCACCACTAGCACAACAGCTTTTCTACTTGCCGTTTGTGAAAACGGTTTATATCGCCCAAAACTTTATCGCTATTGAACGCTATGACATTGTTGAATGGAGCGATGTACAGGATGAGGTGGCACAACAAATCGAACAATACCTCAACAGCGACAAGCCTCTACTACCAGAAGAAGGTGAAGTCAAGAAGGTTCCAGTAACTGTTTATGCAGAAGCTACTCCTAATCCGTCCGTGATGAAGTATGTCGCTAATAAGAAGCTGACGGTCACCAGTCAGGAGTTTAAAACAATTGAGGATACTGAGTCTGGTTCGCTTTCGCGAAAGCTGTACACCTTTCCTTTTGTAAAAGAAATCTTTGTGGATGAGAACTACATATCTGTCACAAAGCACGATATTGTTGAGTGGCCAGAAATCACCAATGAAATCAGGTCATTTATAAAAGAGTTCATTGAAAACGGCCAAGAAATAGGGGTTTCCAAATACAGCGCGGGCACTTCCAAAGAGAAAGGCGAGGAAATGAGCTTGCCTAAGTTTGAGAATTTGAGTGAGGTCTCAAAAAAGATCGTAGAAATACTAGATGAATACATACGACCAGCCGTAGCCAGCGATGGTGGTAACATAGCCTTTGAAAGCTATGATGAAAACTCCCAAGAGGTAAACGTGATACTTCAAGGAGCTTGTAGCGGCTGTCCCAGTTCAACCATGACCTTAAAAAATGGAATCGAAACGATGTTGAAAGAAATGATTCCAGGTAAAATCAATAGAGTTGTGGCGACAAACGGGTAA
- a CDS encoding efflux RND transporter periplasmic adaptor subunit, producing the protein MNRKLLIALIIVGVLVIGFGALKVLGVIGSSDEGTKVETMIVEKMDVTETVSATGKIKPEIEVSISPEVPGEIIQLNVKEGEAVEKGQLLVMINPDLLESSVNRSRAGLSNSRSNYAQAQASLTEAKANFERSSKLFKKGVISQSDYDTALANYDRAQAAERSAYFSVQSAAATVNEAADNLGRTSIYAPMTGTVSLLAVELGERVVGTQQMAGTELLRVADLSQMEVEVDVNENDIVKINVGDKAIVEVDAYLKKEFEGQVTEIANTATGTLTADQVTNFKVKIRILSESYKDLTEGKPDNYSPFKPGMTATVDIITKERKDAIAVPISAIVVKNDTTSSYKKPEVTSNTEKFECVFVEENGKAKLKVVKTGIQDDKNIVITSGLEPGETVITGPYRTVTDVLKSGTKVNAKSTPDKKPADIE; encoded by the coding sequence ATGAATAGAAAATTACTAATAGCATTAATTATTGTTGGAGTACTGGTAATCGGGTTTGGTGCGCTTAAGGTTTTAGGTGTCATAGGATCTTCAGATGAAGGTACTAAGGTGGAGACCATGATCGTTGAGAAAATGGACGTTACTGAAACCGTTAGCGCTACTGGTAAAATCAAACCAGAAATTGAGGTGAGTATATCACCTGAAGTTCCTGGAGAAATCATTCAGCTAAATGTAAAGGAAGGCGAGGCTGTAGAAAAAGGTCAGTTGCTAGTTATGATCAACCCTGATTTGTTGGAGTCTAGTGTTAACAGATCCAGAGCAGGTCTTTCCAATTCCAGATCCAACTATGCACAAGCTCAGGCCAGTCTTACAGAAGCTAAAGCCAATTTTGAGCGCAGCTCAAAATTGTTTAAGAAAGGAGTCATATCGCAATCAGATTACGATACTGCGCTGGCTAATTACGATCGTGCTCAGGCAGCAGAACGGTCGGCCTACTTTAGTGTTCAAAGTGCGGCAGCAACAGTAAATGAAGCTGCAGATAACTTGGGACGTACCAGTATTTATGCACCTATGACAGGTACCGTCTCTCTCCTTGCCGTTGAATTGGGTGAAAGAGTAGTGGGAACCCAGCAAATGGCTGGTACAGAATTGTTGCGGGTAGCAGATCTTTCGCAGATGGAAGTTGAGGTAGATGTCAATGAAAATGACATTGTAAAGATCAATGTAGGCGACAAAGCCATTGTGGAAGTTGACGCGTACCTTAAAAAGGAATTTGAGGGTCAAGTAACTGAGATAGCTAATACGGCTACTGGAACACTTACCGCAGATCAAGTGACGAACTTTAAAGTTAAAATTAGAATCCTTTCTGAATCCTATAAAGATCTCACCGAAGGAAAACCAGACAACTATAGTCCGTTCAAACCTGGAATGACTGCTACTGTAGATATCATTACAAAAGAACGCAAAGATGCTATTGCCGTGCCTATAAGCGCGATTGTAGTAAAAAATGACACCACAAGCTCCTACAAAAAACCAGAAGTCACATCGAACACTGAAAAGTTTGAATGTGTCTTTGTTGAGGAAAATGGTAAGGCAAAATTGAAAGTGGTCAAAACAGGCATTCAAGATGATAAAAACATTGTCATCACTTCTGGTTTGGAGCCTGGTGAAACGGTGATCACAGGTCCTTATAGAACGGTTACAGATGTTCTCAAAAGCGGAACCAAAGTAAATGCCAAGTCTACGCCAGATAAAAAACCAGCTGACATTGAATAA
- the tsaB gene encoding tRNA (adenosine(37)-N6)-threonylcarbamoyltransferase complex dimerization subunit type 1 TsaB has protein sequence MPLILCLETSSTNCSVALATDQGGFENNLGVMNCLDLSEDQSDSYSHGERLHVFIDEILKRNALSTTDLDAIAVSKGPGSYTGLRIGVASAKGLCFALDIPLIAIDTLESLALQVPKPSNYVIPMLDARRMEVYTSVFQNNKKIKETTATILEPTTFQQTLNRSNVTVIGSGALKFKELNKDNKNTYVDALPTALTMCDLAMVAYKKSDVAEDIAYFEPFYLKEFKSN, from the coding sequence ATGCCTTTGATTCTTTGCTTGGAAACCTCTTCTACCAATTGCTCTGTTGCATTAGCAACCGATCAAGGTGGTTTTGAAAATAATTTAGGCGTGATGAACTGCTTGGATCTTAGTGAAGATCAAAGCGACTCTTACAGCCATGGAGAACGACTTCACGTTTTTATTGACGAGATACTCAAAAGGAATGCGTTATCAACCACAGACCTTGATGCCATAGCTGTAAGTAAAGGTCCTGGTTCTTACACGGGTTTGCGAATAGGAGTAGCAAGTGCTAAAGGCTTATGCTTTGCATTAGACATACCATTAATCGCCATCGATACATTGGAGTCACTTGCCTTGCAAGTTCCTAAACCATCTAATTATGTGATCCCGATGTTAGACGCTCGTCGCATGGAGGTTTATACCAGTGTTTTTCAAAACAATAAAAAGATCAAGGAAACAACAGCTACCATCTTGGAACCAACCACATTCCAGCAAACTTTAAATAGAAGTAACGTTACTGTCATAGGTTCTGGAGCCTTGAAGTTTAAAGAACTCAATAAGGATAATAAGAATACTTATGTTGATGCTTTACCTACTGCCTTAACTATGTGTGATCTTGCCATGGTAGCCTATAAAAAAAGCGATGTCGCAGAAGACATCGCTTATTTTGAACCCTTTTACTTGAAGGAGTTTAAATCAAATTAA
- a CDS encoding AsmA-like C-terminal region-containing protein has translation MKKFFKILGIVILVLVLAIVAAPFLFQDQIAQAVKDKLNASLDAQIEFGEVDLSFIKAFPDARLNIEDLSIINKEPFAGDTLFYAQQTYLDLPLFDVFNKADEPIRINELIVNNAVSRLKVNEEEVANWDIASAKADSQQPQDTSSGFTFDLKHYEITNSELSYEDISTKNVLVLTDLQHSGNGDFSLASSTLDTQTSALVIYSLDDVEYLSGQRVQLDADILMDLDNQKYTLKDNKALVNDLELELQGFIDLEEESTIVDLTFNAPSSDFKNFFAIIPETYRSNLDGITTTGDFTVDGSIKGQVTDELIPLLDIRVKSDNASFKYPDLPQKVTNIYIDAQLMNTTGKVDDTYLNIANTSFNIGKDRMQGNAMITALTSNMNVDLNAQGNLDLGNLSQSFPLPEDIDLDGRLALDMAAQFDMESIEKERYERVRTKGTASLTEFKYIGTAFKNPFLINRADIDLNTSTIKLNAFDAITGNTDIKASGTINNLIGFLLQDQGLKGNFNLRSNSFDVSDFMEETTEVASANQTSTATTSEAVKIPAFLDAQLDFNLGQVLYDGLTLKNVKGIAMVRDETLTLNNTSTDIFGGAITVAGSVSTKGATPQFNMNLNMVSLDIAQSFQGFEMFQTYVPIIQALQGKINTNIDIKGNLTDDLSPILTSISGDALAELLTKEILPGSAPLLDKLDEKLSFISLKDIDLTDLKTKLRFQDGAVQVSPFDFKVKDIVVTASGRHSLTNEMDYTMDLKVPAKYLGKDGAALLSKLQDSEIENLTVPVPVRFSGSFAAPNVQVNLESAITNLTNQIVEIQKQKLKDRGENALGGAIDDLTTGKNPLGGIKDVLTGKKPAATDTTAIKKPTDSVAKPAPKEQVKETARNLLNGLLKKKKDTTGN, from the coding sequence ATGAAAAAGTTTTTTAAGATTCTGGGAATCGTGATTCTAGTACTGGTTCTGGCCATCGTTGCCGCTCCATTTTTATTTCAGGATCAAATCGCGCAGGCCGTCAAGGATAAGCTCAATGCATCACTGGATGCGCAGATTGAATTCGGCGAGGTGGATTTAAGCTTTATCAAAGCCTTTCCAGACGCGCGCCTCAACATTGAGGATTTGTCCATCATCAACAAAGAGCCTTTTGCTGGCGACACTTTGTTCTATGCCCAGCAAACCTACCTGGACCTGCCACTTTTTGACGTGTTCAATAAGGCAGACGAGCCCATTCGTATCAATGAGCTTATTGTCAATAATGCTGTTTCACGTTTAAAAGTCAATGAAGAAGAAGTGGCTAATTGGGATATCGCTTCCGCGAAAGCGGACTCCCAACAACCTCAAGACACCTCTTCAGGCTTCACTTTTGACCTTAAACATTACGAGATAACAAATTCTGAACTCTCCTATGAAGATATCAGCACTAAAAACGTATTGGTCCTAACTGACCTGCAACACAGCGGTAATGGTGATTTTTCACTGGCGAGCAGTACGCTGGATACACAAACGTCAGCACTGGTAATCTACAGTCTGGATGATGTTGAATATTTATCAGGACAACGCGTGCAACTGGATGCAGATATCCTGATGGATCTGGACAATCAAAAATATACGCTCAAGGATAACAAGGCACTGGTCAATGATCTGGAACTGGAACTACAGGGTTTCATTGATCTGGAAGAAGAATCCACCATTGTGGACCTCACTTTTAACGCACCGTCATCTGATTTTAAGAACTTCTTTGCCATCATTCCAGAAACCTACAGATCTAATCTAGATGGTATTACCACCACAGGTGACTTTACCGTGGACGGTTCCATAAAGGGCCAAGTGACAGATGAGTTGATCCCATTATTGGATATAAGAGTTAAATCTGATAATGCGTCTTTCAAATATCCAGATTTACCACAAAAAGTGACCAATATCTATATTGATGCCCAACTCATGAACACGACAGGTAAAGTAGATGATACTTATCTGAATATTGCCAATACTTCTTTCAACATAGGTAAGGATCGCATGCAGGGTAACGCCATGATCACGGCACTTACTTCAAACATGAATGTGGATCTCAATGCTCAGGGAAATCTGGATTTAGGCAACCTTTCACAATCCTTTCCATTGCCAGAGGACATAGATCTGGATGGTAGGCTAGCGCTGGATATGGCAGCTCAATTTGATATGGAAAGCATTGAAAAGGAACGCTACGAACGAGTAAGAACTAAAGGAACCGCATCATTAACTGAATTCAAATACATAGGTACTGCGTTTAAAAATCCATTTTTGATCAATAGGGCAGATATAGATTTGAATACATCTACCATAAAGCTTAATGCTTTTGATGCCATCACTGGTAACACAGACATTAAAGCTAGTGGTACCATCAATAATTTGATAGGCTTCTTGCTACAAGATCAAGGTTTGAAAGGAAACTTCAACTTGAGGTCCAATAGTTTTGACGTTTCTGACTTTATGGAAGAAACTACTGAAGTCGCCAGTGCTAATCAAACTTCTACAGCAACCACTAGCGAGGCAGTGAAGATTCCTGCTTTTCTTGATGCGCAACTGGACTTCAATTTAGGCCAAGTGCTATACGATGGATTGACTCTTAAAAATGTAAAAGGAATCGCAATGGTGCGTGATGAAACCTTGACATTGAACAATACCAGTACGGATATTTTTGGTGGTGCGATCACGGTAGCAGGATCTGTGAGTACAAAAGGAGCGACACCGCAATTCAACATGAATTTGAACATGGTCAGTCTGGATATTGCGCAGTCCTTTCAAGGTTTTGAGATGTTCCAGACCTACGTTCCTATCATTCAAGCCTTACAAGGTAAAATCAATACCAATATTGATATTAAAGGAAACTTGACAGATGACCTGTCACCTATATTAACCTCCATAAGTGGTGATGCCCTAGCCGAATTACTTACCAAAGAGATTTTACCTGGATCTGCACCATTACTGGATAAACTGGATGAAAAATTAAGTTTTATAAGCCTCAAAGACATCGATCTAACTGACCTTAAAACCAAATTAAGATTTCAAGATGGTGCGGTACAGGTAAGTCCGTTTGATTTTAAGGTCAAGGACATCGTTGTGACGGCTAGTGGTAGACACAGTTTGACTAACGAGATGGATTATACCATGGATCTAAAGGTACCTGCCAAGTATTTGGGTAAAGATGGCGCTGCGCTGCTTTCAAAACTTCAGGATAGTGAAATTGAGAATCTTACCGTGCCTGTTCCTGTGCGTTTTTCAGGGTCTTTTGCGGCTCCTAATGTTCAAGTGAATTTGGAATCTGCGATTACTAATTTAACCAATCAAATCGTAGAAATCCAAAAGCAGAAACTTAAGGATCGTGGTGAGAATGCTCTAGGCGGAGCGATAGATGACCTAACCACTGGTAAAAACCCACTGGGTGGTATTAAAGATGTGCTTACCGGTAAAAAACCAGCAGCTACAGACACTACCGCTATTAAAAAACCAACAGACTCTGTTGCAAAACCAGCACCTAAGGAACAAGTTAAAGAAACCGCCCGCAATCTTTTGAACGGTTTGCTGAAGAAAAAGAAGGATACTACTGGGAATTAA
- a CDS encoding type IX secretion system membrane protein PorP/SprF has product MKHFFFFLSFVCLVNFSTAQEGIPVYQDYLMDNLYLLHPSMAGAANCGKVRATARQQWFDQEDAPNLQTLSFNTAIGQNSGIGAIVFNDKNGYHSQTGAYLSYAYHLQVGGGYEDLNRLSFGANVGLVQSRLDETSFDRTNFDPIITGVLVSDSYFNIDFGMSYLYKDFFVHATLKNPIFQNREIYSEGFESTNQLRYIVNAGYLIAPRKSDWQFEPSVLYQRTDRTKEQFVDLNAKAFYDLNEDTTLYMGLSYRQSFEGAEFQNGADIQQQNLSLLSPFIGAKFDSFTVGYTYSQQFGEVQFASGGFHQITLGIDFLCTKDRWSCNCPAVNL; this is encoded by the coding sequence ATGAAGCATTTTTTCTTTTTCCTCTCATTTGTCTGCCTTGTTAATTTTAGCACTGCTCAAGAAGGAATACCGGTGTATCAGGATTACTTGATGGACAATCTGTACCTATTACATCCATCCATGGCGGGTGCGGCAAATTGCGGTAAAGTAAGAGCCACGGCAAGACAGCAATGGTTTGATCAAGAGGATGCTCCTAACTTGCAAACCTTGAGTTTTAATACCGCGATAGGTCAAAATAGTGGTATAGGTGCGATTGTATTTAATGACAAAAACGGGTATCACTCACAGACAGGTGCCTACTTATCCTATGCCTATCACTTGCAAGTAGGTGGTGGTTATGAGGATTTGAACAGATTGTCTTTTGGCGCAAATGTAGGATTGGTGCAAAGCCGCCTGGATGAGACCAGCTTTGACCGTACGAACTTTGACCCCATTATTACTGGCGTTCTCGTTAGTGACTCCTATTTCAATATTGATTTTGGAATGTCTTATCTTTACAAGGATTTCTTTGTTCATGCCACGTTGAAAAATCCCATTTTTCAAAATCGTGAGATATACTCAGAAGGTTTTGAGAGTACCAACCAGCTGCGCTACATTGTAAATGCCGGCTATTTGATCGCTCCCAGAAAATCTGACTGGCAGTTTGAACCATCTGTATTGTACCAGCGTACAGATCGTACCAAGGAACAATTTGTAGACCTTAATGCAAAAGCTTTCTACGATTTGAATGAGGACACAACCCTTTACATGGGACTTTCCTACCGTCAAAGTTTTGAAGGAGCCGAATTCCAGAATGGAGCCGATATCCAACAACAAAACCTTTCCTTACTGTCACCCTTCATAGGAGCTAAATTTGACAGCTTTACCGTAGGCTATACTTACAGCCAGCAATTTGGCGAGGTTCAGTTTGCGAGTGGTGGTTTTCACCAGATCACGTTGGGAATTGACTTCTTATGTACCAAGGATCGCTGGAGCTGTAATTGCCCTGCGGTGAATCTATAA